The following are from one region of the Epinephelus fuscoguttatus linkage group LG11, E.fuscoguttatus.final_Chr_v1 genome:
- the serinc1 gene encoding serine incorporator 1 codes for MGAVLGLCSMASWIPCLCGSAPCLLCRCCPSGNNSTVTRLIYAFFLLLGVGVACIMLMPGMEGQLKKIPGFCEGGMGSSIPGVEGHVNCDVLVGYKAVYRVCFGMAMFFLLFSLLMIKVKSSQDPRAALHNGFWFFKFAAAVAITIGSFFIAEGPFTVVWFYVGMAGAFCFILIQLVLLIDFAHSWNESWVEKMEEGNSRCWYAALLSVTTVNYLFSLVSLVMFYVYYTHSDSCTENKVFISINMLLCVAASVLSILPQIQESQPRSGLLQSSLVTLYTMYLTWSAMTNEPDRKCNPSLLGIIGLNSTSPAGQDHVVQWWDAQGIVGLILFLMCVLYSSIRNSSNAQVNKLTLTSDESALIEDGPQTDSFEEGSGVNRAVDNERDGVTYSYSFFHFMLFLASLYIMMTLTNWYSPDANYEAMTSKWPSVWVKISSSWICIALYVWTLVAPLVLVNRDFD; via the exons ATGGGAGCCGTGTTGGGACTGTGCTCCATGGCGAGCTGG ATCCCGTGCCTGTGCGGCAGCGCCCCCTGCCTGTTGTGCCGATGCTGCCCCAGCGGGAATAACTCCACAGTGACTCGCCTCATCTATGCCTTCTTCCTGCTGCTGGGAGTGGGTGTTGCTTGTATCATGTTGATGCCCGGCATGGAGGGGCAGCTTAAAAAG ATTCCAGGCTTCTGTGAAGGAGGGATGGGTTCGTCTATTCCTGGCGTGGAGGGTCATGTGAACTGTGACGTGCTGGTCGGCTACAAGGCTGTGTACCGCGTTTGCTTCGGCATGGCCATGTTCTTCTTGCTCTTCTCTCTGCTTATGATCAAAGTCAAGAGTAGCCAGGACCCCCGAGCTGCTCTGCACAACGG GTTTTGGTTCTTTAAGTTTGCTGCAGCTGTTGCCATCACTATTGGATCATTTTTCATTGCTGAAGGTCCCTTCACTGTTG TGTGGTTCTATGTCGGCATGGCTGGAGCCTTCTGCTTCATCCTCATCCAACTGGTTTTACTCATTGACTTTGCCCATTCCTGGAATGAGTCCTGGgtggagaagatggaggagggCAACTCTCGCTGCTGGTATGCAG CTCTGCTGTCCGTCACCACAGTGAACTATTTATTCTCTCTGGTGTCTCTGGTCATGTTCTACGTCTACTACACCCACTCTGATAGCTGCACTGAAAACAAGGTCTTCATCAGCATTAACATGCTCCTCTGCGTCGCTGCCTCCGTCCTGTCAATCCTGCCTCAGATCCAG GAGTCCCAGCCCAGGTCTGGCCTGCTGCAGTCCTCCCTGGTTACCCTGTACACCATGTACCTGACCTGGTCTGCCATGACCAATGAGCCTG ACAGGAAATGCAACCCGAGCCTTCTGGGTATTATTGGGCTGAACAGCACCAGCCCTGCAGGTCAGGACCATGTGGTTCAGTGGTGGGATGCCCAGGGGATTGTGGGATTGATCCTTTTCCTCATGTGTGTCCTCTACTCCAG TATTCGTAACTCGTCCAACGCCCAGGTGAACAAGCTGACTCTGACCAGCGACGAGTCGGCTCTGATTGAGGATGGGCCTCAGACTGACAGCTTCGAGGAGGGCAGCGGAGTCAACAGAGCTGTGGACAATGAGAGGGACGGCGTCACCTACTCCTACTCTTTCTTCCACTTCATGCTGTTCCTGGCATCACTCTACATCATGATGACGCTCACCAACTGGTACAG ccCCGACGCCAACTACGAGGCCATGACCAGCAAATGGCCGTCGGTGTGGGTGAAGATCTCCTCCAGCTGGATCTGCATCGCCCTCTATGTGTGGACGCTGGTGGCCCCGCTGGTCCTGGTCAACAGAGACTTtgactga